In Erigeron canadensis isolate Cc75 chromosome 8, C_canadensis_v1, whole genome shotgun sequence, the DNA window AGTTCGATTGAGCCTGATGGCGGAGGTTGTTAGAAAATGTAAGATATAGCTCTCAAGTACATGGTTCTCGAGTAACTATGATGGTTGTCGTTTGTAAGTACTAGGATTATGATGATATGTCAATAATTAAAAGAACACATATAATGAATGATATGCAACATGATTACCAGACGATATCTCAATGTTGGGTCAGACTACAAAAGATGTATAGTGTACTTTGTTGTGTTGATGGTGTGTTTTCTGTCATCACTTATGACCAGTAAATATATTGCCATTATCTAGTACTTCCCTTCTTTAAACTTTAAATGTTTGTGGAGACTGCTGAAATGCAGCTGTCCATGGTGCTTGTTTGATTGATGTTAATCATGTGTTATAGTCTCCACTCCTGATGCCCTTACGAGGTTGGTATGCCATACGTTAATCTCTGTTGTGGAAATGGAGATGGTTAACATAGTTGTCAAATTAGAGGAGGTCCCAAATTGTTCATGCCCCGTTGAAAAATACCATGTTAGTTGAGTGAACATAGGATGATTTGGCATCAGACCATATTAGGGATACGTTAGCTATTTAGTATGGCAAAAGGCATCTATATCGCAGACATCAAATTTTTATATGCTTGGTAAACCTTATGCTTCTTCAGACAAAGTATATACCTATTTTAGTTTTAACAACTAAAATTTGGAGTGAATTTGTTTCTTTTAAGATGGGACAGTTTGTGGAGTGGCCTGAATGTGGTTAGAAGTTCAGTGTATTCCATGGAACATCAGTAAGCTCGAATAATAGAGGTTGATAAGCAAACAAGTTGTTCACCTACCAGTTGGTGTCATCCCTTATATATCGGTCACTGGGTTGGTAAGCATTATGAATGGCTTCAGAATATATATGGTGGTACGACAATAGATTGAAAGCTTTGCtcacacttttttgttttaacaTCTTGAAACAAAACAATTGATTCAAAAAGGATAATCAGTGTAACCAATGACTGGATCCGAAGTATAGAATGTGTCATCCTCATCCCTCTTATATATGCTTATTAAGTGGAGCATCAAGCTCAAATCTTTTACGCAAATCAGGATTTAGCCAAGAACCAACAACCATAGGGTCCCAAACTGATGGAGTATTCACTTTGTTCTTCCATAACTTTCATTCTAGGCTCAGCCATGTGGCAGTATAGAATCCCATATTTGTTTAGTGATTTAGCTATGTGAAGACCTAAACCTTCTGGGTTCGAGTCTCCTGAATCCATATAATCCAGAAACGGTGAAGAGCCTGATGCCAGCTCTATCTGCTCCAATCTCATCAGCGACAGTTTTCACTACATAATAGTTATTAGAGCTTCTAATTAAGTCGATTAAAATAATCTTCTGATTCAATCAGTCTTATCTCGTTCATGCTCCTCACCTGAGAAGCATTTCACTAACCACCTGAGGAGCAGTAACAAGTACCTCCCTTGGGGTCGGGTAGCTACAGTCACACACAGTTCCTGTACACAGTAAGACAGTAGCAGCAGTAGCTACTGTAGCGTAAGACAGTCACTCTCACAAGTATTGTTTAAACAATGTTCTATCGGTTTGACCAGGTTTAACAAGTTTGAAACATAGGGTAGATGGTCTAGCTACCCAACTGTAGCTGCAGTAGCTACACTGTACCTCCTTAGCCGGTAGCCAGTAGCCAGTGGGTAGGAAACCTTGCCCGCCAACTAAAAAGAGCAATTGAGAGTGGATTTCAGGTTACGATTCTGTAATTAAGCCCCATGCTTGTCAGTTCGGTCATTTACTTGATGTTTCAAAATCTGCTCAATTAGACAGCCATGAGCTGCATGAATTTCAACCCATCGAATTATGTACATGTATAATTAGATCTCATCTTAGAAATACAACGTAGATAAATTGGTCCAAGTTTTTAAAAGGCTTACCGGCTTCCATTGCCTTTCTTGCTGCAACCTTGTAAGCATTAGCAACTACACTAACTTCCTCGGTATTTAGTCTTCGAGGTGGTAGAAAATGAAACATAACTTCCCCATTGGGTTTCCCTATAGGACTGCATGGTTTATTAGTTGAAGAGTCCAGTTGTCCTCCAGCACTCGGCACTTGGGTCAAGACCTACCTTTCGAAATTAGTAAATCATAGGATGACAATGAACACTAAAAGAAACAAGCAAACTATCTGCAATGCAATAGGGGATTTCCTTAGTTGTGCTGCTAGAGCCTATTAATCTGGTAGTCAAATGAAGTTTAGGGAAGCACTGTCTTAATATAAgattttataaacaaacaaaatttttgaTCAAAAAGCCTCCCAGGGTGCCAGAGTTGACAAAAGAAGATGCCTCCTTTAGCATGAACATCCTCCACAATGGGTTTCCAGGCATCATTGTGCTCCTTTGACCAAGTTCCAGGAATAGCCGTAATACTTAAAccataacaaaaaagaaaagtttcttaGCTATATAACTGCATAACTAAATATGAATTTAGAGAGTCAGATCTATGGATAAGTTAATTTGTTTTACGGAAATCACCCTTGTACAGCACTGGAAATGGTACTCGCTTCAGATATCAGAAAACCGCCTTTGGTCAAGTTCTTTGAGTGTATGTAATATAAGGTAGCATATGGTTGAGAAAAACTGTGATAGGATCTAAACCTTGTCACGGGCGTGGGGCGCCTACACCATACCACAGAACATCATATATCAGAAGTCAACTTCTAACATATGAGAATCGCTGACTGATCAATGACCAGACCAGCTGATCACTGATCAGCGACCAGATCAATGATCAGCTAAACAAACGGAGTTTCATGTTCATGCTCATTCGTTTAGATGCATCTGATCAAACATAAGAATATGAACAAACATATTTGTCGCTAAGAGAATAAGGTTTCTTAGGCTCATCCatttagaaaatatatgaaaGACCATGAACATATATGAAAAAACACAAACATACAATCACAAGACTTCTTATATTGCTTTGTTGAAAGACAGTACAAGTATTTCCCAAATGACCAACATAgattttaacttatttatctaCATCAACCATGAAAGAAACATGAAGACAAACATTTGAAACCGCTATATAAATACAAGCAATCAAACTTAGAACTGTGCTTTTTGCAATTATTTGTGACATTTGACAAATCAAACAACGGTTTCAAGGAAAGGATAATCGGTGTAGCCATTGACAGGATCTTTGGTATAAAAGGTGGCTCTTTGATGCTTGTTAAGTGGAGCACCAAGCTCAAACCTTTTAGGCAAATCAGGATTAGCCAAGAACAAACGACCATATGCTACAAGATCTGCCTGCTCTCCGGCCACAGCATCATTACCATCATCCTTGTCATACCCCCCAGCCGCAATGAATGTACCATTAAAAGCGCGTCGCATTGGTCCCAAACTGTCAGTGCATTTGTTTGCATATTTTTTTCTAGGCTGGACCATGTGACAATACAGGATCCCGTATTTGTTTAGTGATTTAGCCATGTGAACCCCTAATGCTTCTGCATGTGAGTCTCCTGCAGATTCCATATGGTTTGCAAATGGAGAGAGCCGGATACCAACTCTATCAGCTCCAATCTCATTTGAGACTTTTTCAACTACTTCAAGGGCAAATCTGCAACGGTTCTCCAATGAACCCCCATACTTGTCAGTTCCATCATTGGCTTGATCTTCTAAAATCTGGTCGATCAGATAACCATGAGCCCCATGGATTTCAACTCCGTCAAATCCTGAATATCTTTCATTAGAAGTTATTAGAAAATTTGGATCGGGCTGAAAATCTGATCAAACTTCTTGAAAGACTTACCAGCTTCCACAGCGTTTCTTGCTGCAACTCTGAAATCATCAGCCACCAGACTAATTTCTTTCCTGCTTAGTGTCCTAGGTTGtagaaaccaaaagaaaaaaccttTGCTTTTGCTAGGATCATTTGGATCAAAACCTGTTTACGGAATTAGATTATATGAGATGACACAGATGAGCACTTAACGGACTAAACCTATTAGTATGCAAATTGCAATTCAGTATAAGCCAAGTTATGTGTTAGCTACATGATTATACTTTTGGAAAATACTGAATTCCAAATAAAGCAATATGATAACAAAAGCATTACTTTCATCAGAAACTTTCCCAGGATAGAGTAGTTGACAAAAAATGATGCCTCCTTTTGCATGAACAGCATCCACAATGGGTTTCCAGCCATCTATATGTTCCCGTGACCATATTCCAGGAGCATTCTTGTATCTtaaacccaaaaaaaatattattttagcagtaactttttaaaaatctacattattttccaaaaaacagaaacaaaagaccaagaaatatttattgtaaaattgttaatatgtTTTTAGCAATCACCCTTGGGGTGGGGGAGATATGGAAGCTGCTTCAGCAATCAAAAAGCCGCCTTTTGTGGTCCTCTGAGAGTAATATAAGACAGCATTTGACTGAGGAGTACCATTGTAAGATCTAAACCTTGTCAACGGTGCCAACACAACCCTGCAGATTATTTTTAACCAAATATGAAGCCAAGTACTGCAAATTAACAGATAGACTAAACTAACATCTCTGTAAATCTACATTCGTGCGTCGATTGCAAAAGAGAATGAAGACTATGATACCTGTGGGCAAGTTGGAATTTACCCATTTTGTAAGGGGTCAGAAGAGGGATTTGGTCTTCCATTTCTCTTTGTTAATGGTACTGAAACGAAATGAgattcttctatttataggcaaaaaatTCTCTATAAGAAAGGCTCTGGACAACGAACTCATATAAAATGTGTCAGATTTAATGCACAAATTACAATTGACGAGCGTCattcttatttatattaatgtaaAGTTCGACTTCAAAAGTATAAATTGCCAGCAAGTGGAGAGGTGTGATTAGCGTGTACTCAATGATCAGATCCAGatttaaataaagttataaactaaTCGTCATAAAGCATGTTGCACTTCAAAAATGTTCTCTATATGTCATCAGATTAAGACAATGTGACATCATGAAACTGATAATActcttcaaagtcatattaaCATTATTCAAGTTTGATCAGGTCTGTGATAAAGTTGTATATTCATGTCTGGTAATCATATGTCATCAGATTAACAGAATTTGACATCATGTAACTGATAGTACTCTTAATTAACACATACATTATTTAATTActcttcaaagtcatattaaCATTATTTGAGTTTGATCAGGTCTGTGATAACATTGTATATTCATGTCTAGTAATTTGTAATTTCTGATGACTACAAGAATATAGAGCTACTATGCAATTACATATGAGATTCTATAATTGTTATATCCCCTGACTAAACATCGAAGTTTGCAGGGCCTGCAGAGTAGCTAATCAATATCAGTGTATTGATTAAGTATGATCATTTGTAACTTTAATTTACTAATAATAAGATTACTTAAGGGTTGTCAATGGGCGAGAAAAACCTTCGATCTTTAGATAAGCACCTGCTGGATGGGTAAAAGCCATTCCTTGCATGTAGTCCTTCAAACTCTGTGTATAAATTTGAGAGGCCATCCTTCTCAAGCAAGAATATGTGATACAATAGTTTACCTGAATGTAGAGACAAGAAAAATATATGGAATTGCAACTTTTATTACGATTTTTCAACATTGGATTCAATATTTCTATCATTAGAATGTTTTTTTATCGATCATTAATTTAATTAGCTCAGATATGTGTATATCTTCTTCTATACATGCTTGAGGTATTGTCTTTCTGTCAAAAACCTTCTAAGAGTTCAACGTTATTATTAAGTATCCGTGTACTTGCCAAAAACGCCAAATCACACAAGGGAGGTGATAAAAATGGATTGAGATATCTTATGTTCACTCCAACATGACAGGTcttcttttgagtttttgtgaGAGGCAAAGAAAAAAGAGTGGGACCATTACTTAGCAAGTGGTGCctcttgttttttattaatcatttcctGGCCGGTGAACATGGTCATATCATGTTAGAGTCAACCTGAATGAAAGATTCAGGTAAAAGGGATTTTACCCTTTGTAAGCTTTTGTATAACAAACTCTAAAACCAGGCAACATAGTATAGTAATAGGTTGACTTTACAAAATGTTCATGCACAATAGTGCAACATACATCACCTATAGTTAAAGACAAACCTGAATGAAAGATtctattttgataaaaaaaaatatatgtatacaatgATATATGGACATTTAACAACCTTCTTATTAGAAATTGTTTGCAGTAGATGCTTTTTAGGAtgtgaaaattataaaaaaggtGTTGAAGAAATAACCTCCCCAAACAAATACTAGTAACATGAATGTACACACTTGATAACATCTTGAATAGTAAAACAAACATGTCTCTTTTGAACTACATGTTATCAAAAAATGGATAATCTGTGTAGCCAACAACCGGatccattatatatattgtttttctatTATACTTATTAAGTTGAGCATCAAGCTCAAATCttttaggaaagtctggatttGCCAAGAACAAACGACCATATGCTATAAGATCAGCATGTTCTTCAGCAACAGAACTGTtatcatcatctctctcatATCCACCAGCAGCAATAAAAGTACCAATAAAAGCCCATCTCATGGGTCTCAGACTGACAGAGCATTCACTGTGCTCTTCCACTACTTCAAGGGAAAATGTACAACCATTCTATAATGAAGCCCCATACTTGTCAGTTCGGTCATTTACTTGATGTTTCAAAAACTGCTCAATCAGACAGCCATGAGCTGCATGAATTTCGACCCCATCGAATCCGATACATATTTAATTAGATCTCATCTTAGAAATACAACGTAAATAAGTTGGTCCAAGTTTTTAAAAGGCTTACCGGCTTCCATTGCTTTTCTTGCTGCAACCTTGTAATCATTAGCAACTACACTAACTTCCTCGGTATTTAGTCTTCGAGGTGGTAGAAAATGAAACATAACTTCCCCATTGGTTTTCCCTATAGAACTGCATGGTTTATTAGTTAAAGAGACCAGTTGTATCCTCCAGCACTTGGGTCAAGACCTACTTTTGGAAATCAGAAAATCATATGATGACAATGAGAACTAAAATTAACAAGCAAACTATCTGCAATGCAAAAGGGGATCCCCATAGTTGCCTCGCTATGAGCCTATTAATCTGGTAATTAAATGAAGTTTAGGGAAGCACTGTCTTAATataagattataaaaaaaaaaacaaattatttgatcaaaaagCCTCCCGGGGTGCCAGAGTTGACAAAAGAAGATGCCTCCTTTAGCATGAACATCCTCCACAATGGGTTTCCAGGCATCATTGTGCTCCTTTGACCAAGTTCCAGGAATAGCCGTAATACTTAAAccataacaaaaaagaaaagtttcttaGCTATATAACTGCATAACTAAATATGAATTTAGAGAGTCAGATCTATGGATAAGTTAATTTGTTTTACGGAAATCACCCTTGTACAGCACTGGAAATGGTACTCGCTTCAGATATCAGAAAACCGCCTTTGGTCAAGTTCTTTGAGTGTATGTAATATAAGGTAGCATATGGTTGAGAAAAACTGTGATAGGATCTAAACCTTGTCACGGGCGTGGGGCGCCTACACCATACCACAGAACATCATATATCAGAAGTCAACTTCTAACATATGAGAATCGCTGACTGATCAATGACCAGACCAGCTGATCACTGATCAGCGACCAGATCAATGATCAGCTAAACAAACGGAGTTTCATGTTCATGCTCATTCGTTTAGATGCATCTGATCAAACATAAGAATATGAACAAACATATTTGTCGCTAAGAGAATAAGGTTTCTTAGGCTCATCCatttagaaaaatatatgaaagaCCATGAACATATATGAAAAAACACAAACATACAATCACAAGACTTCTTATATTGCTTTGTTGAAAGACAGTACAAGTATTTCCCAAATGACCAACATAgattttaacttatttatctaCATCAACCATGAAAGAAACATGAAGACAAACATTTGAAACCGCTATATAAATACAAGCAATCAAACTTAGAACTGTGCTTTTTGCAATTATTTGTGACATTTGACAAATCAAACAACGGTTTCAAGGAAAGGATAATCGGTGTAGCCATTGACAGGATCTTTGGTATAAAAGGTGGCTCTTTGATGCTTGTTAAGTGGAGCACCAAGCTCAAACCTTTTAGGCAAATCAGGATTAGCCAAGAACAAACGACCATATGCTACAAGATCTGCCTGCTCTCCGGCCACAGCATCATTACCATCATCCTTGTCATACCCCCCAGCCGCAATGAATGTACCATTAAAAGCGCGTCGCATTGGTCCCAAACTGTCAGTGCATTTGTTTGCATATTTTTTCTAGGCTGGACCATGTGACAATACAGGATCCCGTATTTGTTTAGTGATTTAGCCATGTGAACCCCTAATGCTTCTGCATGTGAGTCTCCTGCAGATTCCATATGGTTTGCAAATGGAGAGAGCCGGATACCAACTCTATCAGCTCCAATCTCATTTGAGACTTTTTCAACTACTTCAAGGGCAAATCTGCAACGGTTCTCCAATGAACCCCCATACTTGTCAGTTCCATCATTGGCTTGATCTTCTAAAATCTGGTCGATCAGATAACCATGAGCCCCATGGATTTCAACTCCGTCAAATCCTGAATATCTTTCATTAGAAGTTATTAGAAAATTTGGATCGGGCTGAAAATCTGATCAAACTTGAAAGACTTACCCGCTTCCACAGCGTTTCTTGCTGCAACTCTGAAATCATTAGCCACTTGACTAATTTCATTCCTACTTAGTGTCCTAGGCTGTAGAAACGCGAAAAACCATTTGCGTTCGCTATCATCATTTGGATCGGAACCTGTGTATGGAATCAGATTATATGAGATGACACGATGACCACTTAATGGACTAAACCTATTAGTAGTATGCAAACTGCAATTCAGTATACTTTTGGAAAATACTGAATTCCCAATAAAGGAttaatatgaaaacaaaaacattactTTCATCAGAGACCCTCCCAGGATACAGTAGCTGACAAAATATGATGCCTCCTTTTGCATGAACAGCATCCACAACAGGTTTCCAGGCTTCTATATGTTCCCTTGACCATATTCCAGGAGCATTCTTGTATCTTAAACCCAAGAAAAGTAGCATTTTAACAGTAACTAGTTAAAAATCTACATTATTTtccaaaaaatagaaataaaataccaaaaaatatttattgtaaatTCGTTAGTATGTTTTTAGCAATCACCCTTGGGACGGAGGAGATATGGAAGCAGCTTCAGCAATCAAAAAGCCGCCTTTTGTGGTCCTCTGAGAGTAATATAAGACAGCATTTGACTGAGGAGTACCATTGTAAGATCTAAACCTGGTCAATGGTGCCAACACAACCCTGCACAAAATATTAACCAAAAATGAAGCCAAGTACTGAAAATTAACAGATAGACTAAACTACTACTGTCTTACATTCACATTCGTGCGTCAATTGCAAAAGAGAATGAAGACTATGATACCTGTGGGCAAGTTGAAATTTACCCATTTTGTAAGGGGTCAGAAGAGGGATTTGGCCTTCCATTTCTCTTTGTTAATAAAGAATAATACTGAAACGAAATGAgattcttctatttataggcaagaaATTCTCTAATAAGAAAGGCTCTGGACATCCAACTCATATAAAATGTGTCAGCTTAGATGCACAAATTACAATTGACGAGCGTCATTCTTATTTATTATAATGTAAAGTTCAACTTCAAAAGTATAAATTGCCAGAGGTGGGATTAAGCGTGTACTCAATAGATCAGatccaaattttttaaaataataaactaatcatCATAAAGCATGTtgtactttaaaaaaattctcatGTGTCATCAGATTAACACAATGTGACATCATGAAACTGATAGTACTCTTAATTAACACATCCGTTATTTAATTACTCCTCAAAGTCATATTAACATTATTTGAGTTTGACGAGGTCTGTGATAATGTTGTATATTCATGTCTAGTAATTTGTAATGCCTGATGACTACAAGAAAATCGAGTAACTATGCTATGTAATGCCTGATGACTACAAGAAAAAACCTGCGATCTTTGGATAACCACCCGTCATGGTTGGGTACGTAAAACCTTGCATGTAGTCCTTCAACTCTGTGTATAAATTTAAGAGGGCATCCTTCTCAAGCCAGAATACGTGATATAATAGTTCACCTGAATGTAGAGACAAGAAATATATGGAGTTGCAACTTTTATTACAAATGCTTAACAATGGAATTATTATCTCGATCTTTAGAATGTTCTTTTCTATCGATCATTAAATTAGCTCACATATGTGTATATCTTCCATACATGCTTGAGGTGTTGTCTTTCTGTCAAAAGCCTTATATCTATCATGGTAGAACCTTATTTGACAAATATACAATGTGATATGGACATTGATGCTTTTTTAGGatgtgaaaattagaaaaaagttgttgaagaaaaatcTCCCCAAACACATACTGGTAACATGAATGCATACATTTGATAATATCTTGGATAGTGAAACAAACATGTCTATCTTGAAGGTGTAACTATTAGTAACCATGCATACTTTAATACAAGTAGATTGATAAATGCCATGAATTTTGAACTACATTTTTTCGAGAAATGGATAATCTGTGTAGCCAACAACCGGATCTGTTGTATAGAATGTTTTTCTATCATACTTATTAAGTTGAGCATGAAGCTCAAATCTTTTAGGCAAGTCTGGATTTGCCAAGAACAAACGACCATATGCTATAAGATCAGCATGTTCTTCAGTAATAGCAGTGTTACCATCGTCTCTCTTGTACCCACCAGCAGCAATGAAAGTACCATTAAAAGCCCGTCTCATGGGTCGTAGACTGATGGAGAATTCACTGCGCTCTTCCACTTGTTTCATCCTGGGCTCTACCATGTGGCAATACAGAATCCCATATTTGTTTAGTGATTTAGCCATGTGAAGACCTAAACCTTCTGGGTTCGAGTCTTCTGAATCCATATAATCAGCAAATGGTGAGAGCCTGATGCCAACTCTGTCTGCTCCAATCTCATTTGCTATGCTTTCCACCACTTCAAGAGCAAATCTGCAACGGTTCTCTAATGAACCCCCATATTTGTCAGTTCTATCATTGACTTGATCTTTCAGAAACTGGTCAATTAGGTACCCGTGAGCTCCATGTATTTCGACTCCATCAAAAcctgtatataatatattttgtcaatattaaaatttaaatatttgaaAACAGGCCCTCAAGAAACATCTTGCAAGACTTACCTGCTTCTATAGCGTTTCTTGCTGCAATCCTGTAATCATTAGCAACCAGACTAACTTCGTCTGTTTTTAGCTTCAGGGGTGgtaaaaaattaaatgtaacTTCCCCATCGTTTTCAACTACTGGACTACATTGTTTATCAGTTGAAGAGACTGGTGGTTGTCCAGCATTCGGTTCAAAACCTGTTTCCAGGAACAGATTATCATATGTGTACAGGAATAGGACAATATTTGCAAAGGAGATCAAAGggcataaaaataaataaagccCATTAATTGTTGTGTAAATCAAAAGCATACTTTGATCTGAAGCCCTCCCAGGATGCCAGAGTTGACAGAAAAAAACGCCGCCTTTAGCATGAACCGCATCTACAATGGGTTTCCAGGCCTCTATATGTACTTTTGACCATATTCCAGGAGCATCTTTAAATcttaaaccaaaccaaaaaaaactcTTTGACTAAAATGACCAGCAGTGATATTACTTTATTTAATCATACCATcttattatataaacatatagaAACTACAaacttgtgtgtgtgtgtatagcAGTGTTATATACCCTTGGGCAGCACTCGATATGCAAGTGGCTTCAGAGATCAGGAAACCGCCTTTGGTGGTTCTTTGAGAGTAATATAAGATAGCATGCGATTGAGGAATACTATCGTAGGATCTACACCTCGTCAACGGTGCTAATACAATCCTGCAAAAATATTAGAAAACCAGATGTGTTCAAGTCAGCTTAATTTTACTAGCTAGTTTGTAGTAACTCCAAACATATTATTCTTGAATACATTTAGATTTACAAAAG includes these proteins:
- the LOC122579250 gene encoding putative 12-oxophytodienoate reductase 11 isoform X2 → MEDQEKDQIPLSTPYKMGNFQLAHRIVLAPLTRCRSYDSIPQSHAILYYSQRTTKGGFLISEATCISSAAQGFKDAPGIWSKVHIEAWKPIVDAVHAKGGVFFCQLWHPGRASDQSFEPNAGQPPVSSTDKQCSPVVENDGEVTFNFLPPLKLKTDEVSLVANDYRIAARNAIEAGFDGVEIHGAHGYLIDQFLKDQVNDRTDKYGGSLENRCRFALEVVESIANEIGADRVGIRLSPFADYMDSEDSNPEGLGLHMAKSLNKYGILYCHMVEPRMKQVEERSEFSISLRPMRRAFNGTFIAAGGYKRDDGNTAITEEHADLIAYGRLFLANPDLPKRFELHAQLNKYDRKTFYTTDPVVGYTDYPFLEKM
- the LOC122580446 gene encoding 12-oxophytodienoate reductase 1-like; this translates as MEDQIPLLTPYKMGKFQLAHRVVLAPLTRFRSYNGTPQSNAVLYYSQRTTKGGFLIAEAASISPPPQGYKNAPGIWSREHIDGWKPIVDAVHAKGGIIFCQLLYPGKVSDESFDPNDPSKSKGFFFWFLQPRTLSRKEISLVADDFRVAARNAVEAGFDGVEIHGAHGYLIDQILEDQANDGTDKYGGSLENRCRFALEVVEKVSNEIGADRVGIRLSPFANHMESAGDSHAEALGVHMAKSLNKYGILYCHMVQPRKKYANKCTDSLGPMRRAFNGTFIAAGGYDKDDGNDAVAGEQADLVAYGRLFLANPDLPKRFELGAPLNKHQRATFYTKDPVNGYTDYPFLETVV
- the LOC122579250 gene encoding putative 12-oxophytodienoate reductase 11 isoform X1, encoding MEDQEKDQIPLSTPYKMGNFQLAHRIVLAPLTRCRSYDSIPQSHAILYYSQRTTKGGFLISEATCISSAAQGFKDAPGIWSKVHIEAWKPIVDAVHAKGGVFFCQLWHPGRASDQSMLLIYTTINGLYLFLCPLISFANIVLFLYTYDNLFLETGFEPNAGQPPVSSTDKQCSPVVENDGEVTFNFLPPLKLKTDEVSLVANDYRIAARNAIEAGFDGVEIHGAHGYLIDQFLKDQVNDRTDKYGGSLENRCRFALEVVESIANEIGADRVGIRLSPFADYMDSEDSNPEGLGLHMAKSLNKYGILYCHMVEPRMKQVEERSEFSISLRPMRRAFNGTFIAAGGYKRDDGNTAITEEHADLIAYGRLFLANPDLPKRFELHAQLNKYDRKTFYTTDPVVGYTDYPFLEKM